From Curtobacterium sp. MCBA15_012:
CTCGGCTCCCGTGGCGATCCCGTCGAGGGCACGGGCGGCGGTCGTCGCACGGTCGATCTCGTCGTGCAGCTCGACGATGGGCGCGAGGATGCGGACCTTGCGCTCCTCGGTGTCCATCGCCTCGTACGCCTCGTCGAGCGCCGAGAAGTGCGCGAGCGCACGGTCGGCCGCCTCGTACGTCCCGGGGGTCTCGAGCACGAGCGACTTGTACAGCGCGTCGACGGTCGGCAGGTGCTGGCCGGCCTGGATCCGCGCGAGCAGCCGCATCGCCCGGTTGCCACCACCCGAGTCGCCGATGCCCAGACGGGTCTGCAGCGTGTAGGCGAGCTCCTGGTAGGTGTCCCGCACGACGAGTCCCGGCACGCGGCCGGTCAGCTCGAGGTGGTGGAAGCGCGACGGCACGAACTCCTCGAGCCGCCGCAGGTCGAAGGTGTCGTCGACGGTCGCCATCGTCATCTGGATGTCGCCGACGCCACGCGCCCGCTTCGGCACCACGTACGCCCGCAGCACCGTGAAGCGCCGCTCGTCGTCGTTCCGGAACGTCACCGCGACCGCGCCCCACGTGGTCTGGTCGTCGCCGCGCAGGTTCACGTCGCGCAGCGCGCCGGTCTCGGGGTCGCGGCGGGTGTCGACCTTGCCGCGCAGGTACGTCAGCAGGTTGCGCTGGTCGGCACTGCGCGCCCGCCCCGTGGTCGCGTCGTTCGACGCGCCGTTGAACGGCACGTCGGACGGCATCATCACCGCGAGGTACGCGTCCATGAGCGTCGACTTGCCGGTCCCGGAGGCACCGGAGATGAGCGTCGCCGTGCCGGACAGCTCCACGTGGCGGTGGCCGTGGAAGCCGCCCCAGTTCACGACCTGCATCGACTCGGCGCGCCACTGCGCGACCGTGTCGAAGAGCGCGGGCGTCCCGAGGTCGAGGCCGGACAGGCCGGTGGCGGTGTCGGTCATGCGCTCGGCTCGCCTTCGTCGTCGGTGTCGGTCGGGTCGGCCGGGAGGCCCGGGTCGCCGCCGTCGGTCGGCGCACCACCGTCGGTGGTCGCGCCCTGCAGCCAGCGGTCGAGGTCGCGGAGCTGGTCGAGGGGGAGCAGGACCTCGACGACGCTCGCGACGCGGAAGCGGTCCGGGTCGGTGGTCTTCACCAGGATGCGCGAGGTCACGAGGCGGTCGATCGCCTTCGCGACGCGGGACTCGTCGCGGGTGCGGTCGGTGGTCGGCGGGAGGAAGCCGGCGACGTGCCCGAGGATCTCGGACCGGTCGACCACGACCTGGTCGAGGCCGGGGCGGGCGTCGGCGCGGAGCCGCATGCGCAGGTAGACGAGGACGATCGTCTCCTCGCGCGTGTACGGGACGTCGCGCAGCAGGGTCGGGAAGGTGCGGCGCTGGCTCTCCGAGCGGGCCTGGCGCTTCCACGCGACCTCGCGCACGCGGTCCACGTGCAGCTCGAGGAACAGGTCGTTGCACCGCGAGCGCAGCTGGTGCTCGCCGTCGGTGATCGCGCGCCACTCGTCGGCGTGCGTCCGGGCACTGACGTAGGTGTTGCGGAGCAGTGCCACGAGCGCGCGTCGCTGCGGTTCGTCGAGCCGGCCCTCGTCGCCCTCGAACAGGGCGAAGGTCGTCTGGTCGCGCTCCTCGTCGACGGTGTCGTCCGCGCTGGCCGGGTCGAGGCCGTCGGCGGGACCGGACCGGTCCGCCGGGTCGGCGGGGACCGCGTCGGGGACGTGCGCCGCGTCGCGGTGGTGGGTGTCGCCGTGGTCGGTGACCACCTGGTCGACGGGTGCCGGCGTCGTGTCGCTCACCGTGCCTCCTGGCCGTTGTCGTCGTGCGGGTCGTGGGCCGACGTGCCGGGGAGGGCCGCGGTCGGCATGTGGAAGGTGACCGTCTCGCCGTCGGGACGCACCGTGTGGTGGGCGACCACGTGCGCGGCGGACTCGAAGTCCTCGCGCCCGGTGAGCAGGTGGGCGAGACCGAAGAGCTCGACCGGGCGCCGTTGCTCGGGCGGCAGGGCGTGGAACGCGTCGGCGCTGTCCGGCGCGGCGGAGCGGAGCACGGCGCGCAGCTCGGTGAGGAGCGGACCGCCGTGGCGGCGGAGGCTCTCCACGTCGAGTTCCTCGAAGACGTCGTCGTCCGGTTCCTCGATGGGCGGCGGGACGGCGTCGTCGTCGGGGTCGTGGAAGCGCTCGCGGAGCGTGCCGACCTCGGCGGTCGCGGGCAGCAGGCGGAGGGGGACGCGGTCGCGGGCGGTCCCGCGCTCGATCCAGGCGGCGAGCCCGCGGTTCACCGAACGCAGGACGGCGTCGAGCTCGCGGTCGCGGACGACGTCGTGCGCCACGATCTGGTCGCGGAGCGTGGCGGTGAGCTGCCGGCGCTGGGCGAGGACGTCCTCGATGCCCTGGCGGAGGATCGCGACCGTGTTGCGGAAGGCGCGTCGCTCCCCGGCGCCGAGCGACTCGGCGAAGGGGTGGGCGAGGATCGTGCCGATGTCGTCGCGCAGCCGGAGGAGCAGGCCGTCGTCGCGGAGCAGTTCGAAGGCGCCCTCGAACGCGCGGCCCTCGGGGGTGGCCTGCATGAGGTTGTCGGTGCGCGCGAGGTAGTCGTCGAGGATCTCGCCGATCGGGCGGACCTCCTGCCGGAAGTCCTCGACGATCTCGCGGTGCATCGCCGCCACGGCCTCCTCGACGCGCTTGAAGTCGCTCGGGAGCTGGCGGATGAGGTCCGAGATGTTCGTGTAGCCGTCGCGCATCCGGTCGTCGTCGACCGTCGTGGCCTCCTCGCCGGACAGCAGGCGTTCCCGCTGCGCCTGCAGTTCGGCGATCTGGGCGTCGAGCCGGCGGACCTGTTCCTCGGGGTCCGGCTCGGCGCGGGCGGCCCAGCGGTGCACGGCGTCGACGATCATGGCGAGGCGGCTCTCGCTGATCAGGGCGCGGTCGGCCGAGAGGGCGTCGACGAGGCTCAGTGCCTCGAGCGCGTGGCTCGTCAGCGAGTACTGCTCGTCGCCGTCGGGGGAGTTCGAGCGGACGAGCCACTGCGCCGCGACCCAGTCCCGGCAGAGCGCGCGGCCGTTCGGTCGTGCGTCCGCTTGGTCGCCCTCGGCCTGGTCGCCCGCCGGCACGCGTG
This genomic window contains:
- a CDS encoding DUF4194 domain-containing protein — protein: MSDTTPAPVDQVVTDHGDTHHRDAAHVPDAVPADPADRSGPADGLDPASADDTVDEERDQTTFALFEGDEGRLDEPQRRALVALLRNTYVSARTHADEWRAITDGEHQLRSRCNDLFLELHVDRVREVAWKRQARSESQRRTFPTLLRDVPYTREETIVLVYLRMRLRADARPGLDQVVVDRSEILGHVAGFLPPTTDRTRDESRVAKAIDRLVTSRILVKTTDPDRFRVASVVEVLLPLDQLRDLDRWLQGATTDGGAPTDGGDPGLPADPTDTDDEGEPSA
- a CDS encoding DUF3375 family protein; the encoded protein is MTDVDLEFARVRAVLDRPTLRLVSRPTSAAVLAVFRTVFDRDVQYVPADRMHLQVEEHVARLRATGARVPAGDQAEGDQADARPNGRALCRDWVAAQWLVRSNSPDGDEQYSLTSHALEALSLVDALSADRALISESRLAMIVDAVHRWAARAEPDPEEQVRRLDAQIAELQAQRERLLSGEEATTVDDDRMRDGYTNISDLIRQLPSDFKRVEEAVAAMHREIVEDFRQEVRPIGEILDDYLARTDNLMQATPEGRAFEGAFELLRDDGLLLRLRDDIGTILAHPFAESLGAGERRAFRNTVAILRQGIEDVLAQRRQLTATLRDQIVAHDVVRDRELDAVLRSVNRGLAAWIERGTARDRVPLRLLPATAEVGTLRERFHDPDDDAVPPPIEEPDDDVFEELDVESLRRHGGPLLTELRAVLRSAAPDSADAFHALPPEQRRPVELFGLAHLLTGREDFESAAHVVAHHTVRPDGETVTFHMPTAALPGTSAHDPHDDNGQEAR